DNA from Homo sapiens chromosome 1, GRCh38.p14 Primary Assembly:
cccatctctactaaaaatacaaaaattagctgggcgtggtggtgtgtgcctgtagtcccagctacttggaaggctgatgcagtagaatcgcttgaacccaggaggcggaggttgcagtgagccgagatcgtgctactactgcactccagcctgggtgacgagcaagactcgtctcaaaaaaacataaaaataaataaaaattaaaaagtgatgtCTCTAGTCTTTAGtccaaatttataataaattattatatattttactcaAGCTGGTAGATTCTTAGTTGTAAGGTTCATGGACTCAAAAAGTGGCTCAGTGGTAAAAATCACTATGGTGGTTACCTTGTTTGAGGACATAGTATTGACTGGGAAGACACAGTTCATACCTTCTGGTAAGATgggaatgttttatattttgacctggtgcatacatatataaaaattcatcaagctacGACGATTTGTGCACCTTTACTATATCATGTTATACCTCACgtttgttttaataatatttatatggaGAGAAGCCAACAAAATAGGAAAGCAAGTTGATACTTCAGCCTTTCTTTTCTACTTCAGATTGGCCTTTTCGCATAACAGCTTCaacacctatttatttattttgtattatattactatatatgtattttttcagacagggtcttactctgttgcccaggctggagtgcagtggtgtgatcacagctcactgcagccgcagcctcccaagcagctaggacttataggcatgtgccaccacagtcagcccctgaaatattttttttttttgagacagagtctcgctttatcgcccaggctggagtgtagtggcatgatctccgcttactgcaagctctgcctcccaggttcacgccattctcctgcctcaggctcccgagtagctgggactacaggcgcctgccaccatgcccagctaattttctgtatttttagtagtgacggggtttcacggtgttagccaggatggtctcaatctcctgacctcgtgatccgcctgcctcggcctctcaaagtgctgcgattacaggcttgagccaccacgcctggccttgaaatgttttttaaatgcaattttccatttctttttttaacctgtcaattttttttttttcttttttgagatggagtctcgctctgttgcccaggctggtatgcagtggcgcgatctcggcccactgcaagctccgcctcctgggttcatgccattctcctgcctcagcctcccaagtagctgggactacaggcgcccgccaccacgcccggctaattttttttgtatttttattagagacggggttttaccgtgttagccagcatagtcttgatctcctgaacccTGTCAAATTTAACAGTGAGGGATGTGTGCAACTTTGATAACACTGATGTTAATAAGTTCTGATAACCCAGTAACATTGGGCCGGCCCAATTTTCAATTTTGAATACGCTAAGTTCTTACTACTGTGGTTTTCTTTATGGTTTAGGAGGCCTACGTTTAATATCTACTCAATACTGAAATAACCAATGTTATGTAGTGGTTACCCCTTGCTCTGTGGGCTCTGTGCCAACTGTGGCTTCTCCTCCTTTGTTATTGGTGCCTCTTTTCTGGCAGctatgcttctttttttgtttgtttgtttgttttttgagacagagtctcactctgtcgcccagactggagtgtagtcgtgcaatcttggttcagtgcaacctctgcctcccgggttcaagcaattctcttgcctcagtctcctgagcagctgggactacaggcacgtgccaccatgcccagctaatttttgtatttttagtagagatgaggtttcaccatattggccatgctgatctcaaactcctgaccttgtgatccacccgtctcggcctcccaaagtgctgggattacaggtgtgagccaccgtgcccagccacttttttgGGGGTGGTGGTCATTGGCCTTTGCAGTTGTATATGTGCATATCTCAGAGATATGATGGGGGTTCAGTTCCCAATCACTGCAGTaaagcaaatatataaagcaaaccacacaaattttttgtatgtttacactatactatagTCTCCTAAacgtgcaatagcattatgtctaaaaaacaatgtacataccttaatttgaaaatacttcattgctaaaaaaaataataataataatgcagacACAGAGGCACCAACTGAACACATGTTGGGAAAATGCCACTAATAGACTTAGTGCAGGGTTGCTGTAACCTTCAATTGGGGAAAAAAACTTATGTGTGACGCACAATAAAACGAGCTATGCCTGTACTTAGACTGAAGTTTCTTGAGGTACGTACCATATATGCCTTGTTTTTTCATAGATTGTAGATGCTTGTGGGCTGGAGTTATGGAAAAAATTAGGGATTTTTTCTCCTTTAGAATctatcttgaatttttatttttaggtttttagcCTGTGTGAaacattttgcttttcaaaagttattttgaaGTTGAAAGTTATCTAATACGCCAGCCATACCACCCATGTATATCTTTGCTTTCTGAAAAGATGTTTGTCCTTCAAAGAATAACACTAGGCCCGGCCCAGTGgctctctcctgtaatcccagcactttgggaggctgaagcgggtagattatctgatgtcaggagttcaagaccagtctggccaacatgatgaaaccccgtctctactaaaaatgcaaaaattagctgggcgtcatggcacatggctgcagtcccagctactcagggggctgaggcaggagaatcgcttgaacccaggaggcagaggttgcagtgagccgagatcgtgccattacactccagtctgggtgacagagcaagaccctgtctttaaaaaaaaaaaaaaaaagcactatatAGCAATGCAATtgacagaatatttttatttatttttaagttactcTCACAACTTCTTTGCTTTGTGGATAAGGTATTTGATGCTCAGAGAAACTGAAGGCCTTCCCTGAATCACCAAACtaagtaagtgacagagccacTTAGGGGCCTGGGTCTGACTCTTACTTTGGAACTTTTGCAACCGTACCATGCTGCCTTCTATTATTCTTTGATCATTAACtacctttatttatatattgctttGCCAAGATTTACATAATCACAcattatattgttatatatactataatgGTACTTGAGAGAACTCTCTAAGTGCACATAGTAGTCATGTgtgaataaaaaatgttttcatctaGTTGTTGCCTACCTGGTTTATTTCAACCAGGGACTTTTGTTGGCATGTGTAAGTGGGTGTAGCAAAATGGAACTGGCTGCTGTGGCTCTGTTTTTCCTcactgaaataaaagaaacactgTAAGGAGAAGATAAACGGCATGATGGTATTTCAGAACATTCATCCCAAGCTAGAGCTTCATACAAGCAATGCAAGAAGGGCACTTTAGTGTTTAGCACACTGTGTACTTAATATTCATTATAGTAGTAGcattggttttatttattcagcatACTTATTTACACtttgaaatttgaaaactttattttttttttttttgagacggagtcttgctctgtgacccaggctggagtgcagtggcacgatctcggctcactgcaacctccgcctcccaggttcaagcaattctgtctcagcctccccagtagctggggactacaggcgcctgccacgacgcccagctaatttttgtatttttagtagagacggggttttaccatatcggtcaggctggtctcgaactcctgacctcaggtgatctgcccgcttcagcctcccaaagtgctgggattacaggcgtgagccactgcgcctggctgaaaaCTTTATTAAGATCTGTTTTTGAAGTATGTGGGCGAAGGAttacccaggtgccgaggcaagagactgaaggcacaaactgtttcagtataataaagaaaatagttagaataagaatagttaAAATACAAAGtagatatagagatgatcatggacaTTATCAATCATtagtataaacattattaatcatcaacttttaatattactctttgttgtATTACTAATATAACCAAGGAATAACCGGCAGGTATAGGATGaggtgctgaagggacattgtgagaagtgacctagaaggcaagaggtgagccctctgtcacgCCCGCATAAGGGCCACTTGAGGGCTCCTTGGCAAGCGGTAACACCATTGCCTGGGAAGGTACCCATTACTTAGCAGACTGTGAAAGGGAGCCTCCCTTCCCTTggagtcagggaacactctgctccaccaaCCAGCTTCTTGTGGGAGATtggatattatccaggcctgcccacagtcatccggaggcctaaacccctccttgtggtgctgtgcttcagtggtcatgctccttgtccactttcatgttcctcCCGTACTCCTGATTCCTCTTTGAAGTTGCTAGAGGATAGCAGTAGAAAaaatagtgaaagtcttaaagtctttgatccTTCTGATAAGTGCATAGAAGAAAACGCTGACGTATGCTGCCTTACCTCTCTGCTTCAGCTGCCTGAAAGGGAAGGGCCCCTGTCCCATGATCATGTGACTTGCTTGACCTTATCAATCACTTGGACGACTCATCCTCCTTACCTCgcccccttgtcttgtatgcaataaatatcagcgcACCCAGCCATTTGGGGCCACTGCCGGTCTCtgcgtcttggtggtagtggtcccccaggctcaggtgttttctctttatctcttttgtcttgtgtctttatttcttatgATCTCTCATCTCCGCACACGGGGAGAACACCCGCTAAGCCCcgtagggctggaccctacatCAGTAGAATTCTAGTTTTCCTTAATTTCAGATAGTAATATAATACAGCCATCCCTCAGAATCCGTGGGGAATTGTTTCCAAGACCTCCTTTGGATACCAAAATTCACAGATGCTGAAGTCTCTGATACAGCATGGCATAATGTTTACACATAACCTATGCAGATcttctcatatactttaaaatgtctCTAGATTAcctataatacctaatataatgtaaatgttatataaatagacTATATTGTTCGGGGATAATGATGAGGGGGAAATCTGTACATGTTCAATACATATGCAatgtttttctgaatattttcaattaatgGCTAGTTGAATTCATGGATAAAGAACCCACTGATATGGAGAGCTGACTGTATTTCTTATTAGTTATTTAACTACCTGGAGTCACGGGGGTAGGAAAGCACTTTATAGTGCTAGCAAATGTATAGATTACATCTAGTATTATGCCAGTTTgttgctaaggaaaaaaaatcctttcctgTGTTCTTATACTCTGGGTAACCTCTAGAGTAGCTCTTGTTTTGTCCTCATTTGCAATTAATTTATTCACAGAATTTGGAGGTTTTGGTTCAGTTAGTggaaaaattgaaatagaaatcaAGATCAACCATGAAGGAGAAGTAAACAGGGCCCGTTATATGCCCCAGAACCCTTGTATCATCGCAACAAAGACTCCTTCCAGTGATGTTCTTGTTTTTGACTATACAAAACATCCTTCTAAACCAGGTATGTGCCCTTTTCTATTCAAATACAAATGAGTCACTATAGAAATACATGGTTCCACTCACTGTGAGTTTAATTGCATGTTACTCTGTGTAATTTAACATCTTGTGATTTGTAttgatatgtgtatatttttcttcattttgcctccatgaaaaaataatgcttttttacATAGAACAAAATACTGGTGCTGTTTAAGCATTATCTATTTGATCATAACGGTTCCTATATCATTTATAAATGTTAAGAGCTTTAGACATCTTGACCAAAATTCCATTATGCTCAGTAGGCCCAGAGAGCCAGTGGACTGGGTAGTCTTGATGTGTCTGTCACTTTGCAGATCCTTCTGGAGAGTGCAACCCAGACTTGCGTCTCCGTGGACATCAGAAGGAAGGCTATGGGCTTTCTTGGAACCCAAATCTCAGTGGGCACTTACTTAGTGCTTCAGATGACCATGTGTGTATCCTTCccattttgaagcaaatctggGCTAGTTACCAGTTGGTTTCTTTTTTGGGGTGTGTGGGGAGGTGAGAATCTTCCTTTTatataatggttaattttacatttaagaccATCTGCCTGTGGGACATCAGTGCCGTTCCAAAGGAGGGAAAAGTGGTAGATGCGAAGACCATCTTTACAGGGCATACGGCAGTAGTAGAAGATGTTTCCTGGCATCTACTCCATGAGTCTCTGTTTGGGTCAGTTGCTGATGATCAGAAACTTATGATGTGAGTAGAATCCATTCAGAGTTTCTAAATATCTTGTCTAAGTTTTATGTTTAGTCACCATTTcaaggtttttttcctttgtttttttttcactgaagttGGGATACTCGTTCAAACAATACTTCCAAACCAAGCCACTCAGTTGATGCTCACACTGCTGAAGTGAACTGCCTTTCTTTCAATCCTTATAGTGAGTTCATTCTTGCCACAGGATCAGCTGACAAGGTCAGTTTcgtttattttaatagaaaacataATTTCTCTAGGTTTTTTTGAATTGCAGAGATATTTtacttacagtattttttttttcttaaaaaattgattactcttgcttttctttttgtacatAGACTGTTGCCTTGTGGGATCTGAGAAATCTGAAACTTAAGTTGCATTCCTTTGAGTCACATAAGGATGAAATATTCCAGGTAAGAGAAACTAATGctactattttgtttgttttaagaaaaacctgctgggcgcggtcgctcacgcctgtaatcccagcactttgggaggctgaagcgggcggatcacaaggtcaggagatcgagaccatcctggctaacacggtgaaaccctgtctctactaaaaatataaaaaattagccgg
Protein-coding regions in this window:
- the RBBP4 gene encoding histone-binding protein RBBP4 isoform c (isoform c is encoded by transcript variant 3); the encoded protein is MTHALEWPSLTAQWLPDVTRPEGKDFSIHRLVLGTHTSDEQNHLVIASVQLPNDDAQFDASHYDSEKGEFGGFGSVSGKIEIEIKINHEGEVNRARYMPQNPCIIATKTPSSDVLVFDYTKHPSKPDPSGECNPDLRLRGHQKEGYGLSWNPNLSGHLLSASDDHTICLWDISAVPKEGKVVDAKTIFTGHTAVVEDVSWHLLHESLFGSVADDQKLMIWDTRSNNTSKPSHSVDAHTAEVNCLSFNPYSEFILATGSADKTVALWDLRNLKLKLHSFESHKDEIFQVQWSPHNETILASSGTDRRLNVWDLSKIGEEQSPEDAEDGPPELLFIHGGHTAKISDFSWNPNEPWVICSVSEDNIMQVWQMAENIYNDEDPEGSVDPEGQGS
- the RBBP4 gene encoding histone-binding protein RBBP4 isoform b (isoform b is encoded by transcript variant 2) — protein: MADKEAFDDAVEERVINEEYKIWKKNTPFLYDLVMTHALEWPSLTAQWLPDVTRPEGKDFSIHRLVLGTHTSDEQNHLVIASVQLPNDDAQFDASHYDSEKGEFGGFGSVSGKIEIEIKINHEGEVNRARYMPQNPCIIATKTPSSDVLVFDYTKHPSKPDPSGECNPDLRLRGHQKEGYGLSWNPNLSGHLLSASDDHTICLWDISAVPKEGKVVDAKTIFTGHTAVVEDVSWHLLHESLFGSVADDQKLMIWDTRSNNTSKPSHSVDAHTAEVNCLSFNPYSEFILATGSADKTVALWDLRNLKLKLHSFESHKDEIFQVQWSPHNETILASSGTDRRLNVWDLSKIGEEQSPEDAEDGPPELLFIHGGHTAKISDFSWNPNEPWVICSVSEDNIMQVWQMAENIYNDEDPEGSVDPEGQGS
- the RBBP4 gene encoding histone-binding protein RBBP4 isoform a (isoform a is encoded by transcript variant 1), whose protein sequence is MADKEAAFDDAVEERVINEEYKIWKKNTPFLYDLVMTHALEWPSLTAQWLPDVTRPEGKDFSIHRLVLGTHTSDEQNHLVIASVQLPNDDAQFDASHYDSEKGEFGGFGSVSGKIEIEIKINHEGEVNRARYMPQNPCIIATKTPSSDVLVFDYTKHPSKPDPSGECNPDLRLRGHQKEGYGLSWNPNLSGHLLSASDDHTICLWDISAVPKEGKVVDAKTIFTGHTAVVEDVSWHLLHESLFGSVADDQKLMIWDTRSNNTSKPSHSVDAHTAEVNCLSFNPYSEFILATGSADKTVALWDLRNLKLKLHSFESHKDEIFQVQWSPHNETILASSGTDRRLNVWDLSKIGEEQSPEDAEDGPPELLFIHGGHTAKISDFSWNPNEPWVICSVSEDNIMQVWQMAENIYNDEDPEGSVDPEGQGS